Proteins from a single region of Palaemon carinicauda isolate YSFRI2023 chromosome 1, ASM3689809v2, whole genome shotgun sequence:
- the LOC137646294 gene encoding uncharacterized protein, with product MASAQDSQNFWREFIHLYRDFPALWKIKSDDYKNRVLKSECYAKLIEKMREIDPSARRSTVTKKLNSLRSNYQRELKKVLNSMKSGAGVDDIYTPSLWYFDDLSFLRDQEVQQPGVSSMDDEDGDKWNE from the coding sequence ATGGCGAGTGCACAAGACTCTCAAAATTTTTGGAGGGAGTTTATTCATCTCTACAGAGATTTTCCTGCTTTGTGGAAAATTAAAAGCGATGATTATAAGAACAGAGTTTTGAAAAGTGAATGCTATgccaaattaatagaaaaaatgcGAGAAATAGACCCTAGTGCCAGACGATCCACAGTGaccaagaaattaaattctttacgTTCGAACTATCAAAGGGAACTGAAAAAGGTACTCAACAGTATGAAGTCAGGTGCTGGTGTAGATGATATATACACGCCTTCATTGTGGTATTTCGATGACCTTTCATTCCTTCGTGACCAGGAGGTCCAGCAACCTGGAGTGTCAAGTATGGATGATGAGGATGGTGACAAGTGGAATGAATAG